CGCCGAGCAGTTCGCCACGCTGGGGCGGCAGGGGCACGAGCAGCGGCGCCAGTACAAGGACCTGAAGGACCTGTCGCCCGCCGAGCAGCAGGAGATCGTGAAGGTGGAGGGGCTGCACTCGCGCATCGAGGTGGAGTACGCGCTGGCGCACGCCCAGCGCGACATCGGCGACACCGAGGGGGCGCTGCGCCGCGTGGCCGCCGTGCGCCCGCAGACGCAGGAGCTGCAGCAGGAGATCCGCAAGGTCAGCGCGGCGCAGGCCGAGAAGGTGGCCACCGCGTCCACGCAGCTGAAGGAGAACGCACGCAAGACCGAGCTGCTGCTGCTGCTGATCGGGCTGGTGGCCGCGGCCATCGCCGCCGGGCTGGTGTACACCACCATCCGCTCCATCACCCGCCCGCTGAACGAGCTGGTGGGCGCGGCCGACCGGCTGGGGCAGGGCGACCTGCGGGTGAGCCTGAACGGCAACATGACCGGCGAGTTCGCCTCGCTGGCCGGCGCGTTCAGCGGGATGGCGGTGCAGCTGCGCAACATCGTGAGCGAGACGGTGTCCACCGCCGAGCGCATCTCCACCTTCGCCTCGGACCTCTCCAGCATCTCCGAGGAGGTGGCGGCGTCGAGCGGAGAGGTGGCCACGGCCATGGTGGGGATCGCGGGGGGCGCCGAGAGCCAGAGCCACGGCCTGCAGGCCACGCAGGAGGCGCTGGACGAGATGAAGACGCGCACGCAGGAGATCGCCAACGCCAGCCGGATGGTGACCAGCCTGACCGGGCAGATCTTCGAGGTGGCGACGCGCTCGCGGCAGGAGGTTTCGACGGCGCTGGCCCGGCTGGTGGAGATCCGCGACGTGGTGCAGGCCAGCGCCAACCAGGTGACCGAGCTGGAGCAGACCTCGCTGCAGATCGACCGCTTCGTGGAGACCATCACCGGGATCGCGCGGCAGACCAACCTGCTGGCGCTGAACGCGGCCATCGAGGCGGCGCGCGCGGGCGAGCACGGCCGCGGCTTCGCGGTGGTGGCCGAGGAGGTGCGCAAGCTGGCCGAGGGCTCGGCGCGCGCGGCGCAGGAGGTCGCGCAGAACGTGCACGCCATCCGCTCGCGCATCGAGGGGGTGGTGGGAACGATGGCGCGCGGGCAGGAGAAGGTGGCCGACGTGGAGCACGTGTCCAAGGGCGCCGACGCCGCGCTGGAGCAGATCCTGGCCGCGGTCGACGGGGTGCGCCTGGCCGCCGGCCAGGTGGAGGACGCGGTGGGGCGCAACAGCGCGGCAATGGAGGGGGTGGAGATGGCGGTGGCCGAGGTCAGCGGCACGTCGGAAAGCCACGCCGCCAGCGCCGAGGAGGTCAGCGCCGCGGCCGAGGAGCAGAGTGCCGCCACGCAGGAGATGTCGGCCAGCAGCATGGAGCTGCTGCACTCGGCCGAGCGGATGCGGGAGCTGGTCTCCGGCTTCCAGACCTGACAACAAAGTGCGGGAGTGCGGGAGTGCGGGAGTGCGTAAGTGCGATACTCATCGCGCTCTCCTCGCTTTCGATCAGACGAGAAAATCCCCCGCCGGCCCGGTGCCCGGCGGGGGATTTCTCCATCTCCCGATATCCCTCGTACTTCCGCACTCCCGCACTCCCGCACTCCCGCACTCCCGCACTCCCGCACTCCCGCACTCCCGCACTCCCGCACTCCCGCACTCCCGCACTTCCGCACTTCCGTTCAGCGGACGCGCACCATCCGGTAGGTGACCAGACGCTCCGGGCGCGTTGGCGTCGCGGGCCACCAGAGGACGGCCTCCCACTCGTCCGGGGCGCGGTAGCGGAACCGGTACCAGTTTCGCCCGGCCGCCTGCGGCGCGAAGGTCACCGAGCGGGCGTCGATCCGCGACGCGGCGGTGCGGGCGTCCGGGCCCAGGCGGCCGCCGCGGAGCACGAAGAAGGTGGGATCCGTCGGGGCCGAGAAGCTGGAGTCCGCGAACGATTCCACCACCAGCGTGGAGTCGTCCTGGAAGCGGTAGCGCTCGTAGAACGCCGGCTGGTTCGTTCCCGTGCCACGCCAGTCGCCCACGATCCAGCGCAGGCGCTGCAGCTCGGCCACCGTCACCCGCGCGGGCCGCGGATCGCGGAACGGCGGCCCGGCCGGGGGACGGCAGGCCGCGGCGGCGATGGCCGCGGCGAGCAGCGGGGCCGTGAACCGGTGGCGCCTCATCGCCCGCTCCGCAGGCCGGGGCCGCGGTAGGCGGGAAGACCGGCGACGGGGCCGAGCAGCCCGGCGGCGTACGCGCGCGTCCCGGGATGCGGCCCCGCGTGGTCGAGCTGGCGAGGACCCTGGTAGTAGGCCTGCACCGCGCGGGTGGCGTCGCCGTGGTAGCGGACGAGCATGGCATGCAGGTAGCGC
The nucleotide sequence above comes from Longimicrobium sp.. Encoded proteins:
- a CDS encoding methyl-accepting chemotaxis protein; its protein translation is MSTRANRSGFFQSIRDRLIWGGAFLVILITAGALGSLWTVSQLTGRMDERLGSLRRSTEIGSSLESLILNQIAAGERYLVTPSPDIAEQFATLGRQGHEQRRQYKDLKDLSPAEQQEIVKVEGLHSRIEVEYALAHAQRDIGDTEGALRRVAAVRPQTQELQQEIRKVSAAQAEKVATASTQLKENARKTELLLLLIGLVAAAIAAGLVYTTIRSITRPLNELVGAADRLGQGDLRVSLNGNMTGEFASLAGAFSGMAVQLRNIVSETVSTAERISTFASDLSSISEEVAASSGEVATAMVGIAGGAESQSHGLQATQEALDEMKTRTQEIANASRMVTSLTGQIFEVATRSRQEVSTALARLVEIRDVVQASANQVTELEQTSLQIDRFVETITGIARQTNLLALNAAIEAARAGEHGRGFAVVAEEVRKLAEGSARAAQEVAQNVHAIRSRIEGVVGTMARGQEKVADVEHVSKGADAALEQILAAVDGVRLAAGQVEDAVGRNSAAMEGVEMAVAEVSGTSESHAASAEEVSAAAEEQSAATQEMSASSMELLHSAERMRELVSGFQT